From a region of the Monodelphis domestica isolate mMonDom1 chromosome 8, mMonDom1.pri, whole genome shotgun sequence genome:
- the LOC107649753 gene encoding uncharacterized protein LOC107649753 — MNRMTSDPGVFAILSSLLLYITERSDGSPQVPPKKAKWAESKENKRDSDPEPQDPNGYRRPTKFQLLQSKFMNPNREPYIKKTRDVGRLIFKDRQGPTRSFVSTTINKLLERTKEKAGDPKKASSGERARWTNPTGKSTVKNILKMFLAAEEKEAKEKEMRENPPARKQRAPNGAWPKIVGKKNPVFSKLKEKFEQSGTLCSEANVLLLRKEDRKKKIQQRKKIHKPEIRVLRLATMASTHIKTPLVQSVLCTAEPMPALSLATVISSPFSWMSHSTKISRSSSRTAPRRERSESCSPPLTRPEEPRIPGNLLLGTDNKGQLGSVPALVPKGRTSPGCPGPSEIAASGAGTALPSNPGFSPALGENKSPLACTPLRAAPSPSQQEVDGLAGPGKTLALSSAESTAEGLWEASPRGELARFSVTEEDGAPSSVQRAGVGEKPQMTLSVCSSEEEAEVISPDSEREPLFAIQKCFAEQKASETIPSFHSPTFQASRSIQSTIDPPQVTIHLPVVYKMPHPPTAQQSASILEGCRPRVPEERALLENEQQLSLMEYKNDDQHTITPSRLVKNPTQLSISSQQSDPNIRELQAESMGIALNDGVNLDPETPANIWNQKLQENDPREKSKSVPPVSLQDDFMNQENSLGRKNSIYLHSEKHQLRESNKKPELRNSASVENNSVLNTDIHPLPSSDLVKSESHAQKGKEVLYSQEGPEVPPLQDCAQTLNITKGNVNHAVGKYKLNSSTDMPQPSNDATMEKAAVGNCKKQPGLSLGDTPNTEENNIKGEMNSLSSSNYKEPSTNYFVAHGNYLVEENCSHKPDRHQLLASNEPARHGNGTSTERSLVSDNGKSQMSAPRSLMTPENASTEETSHHKLDSHQLSTVSERAKSKAPGTVERNILGDIEKNQIPTSSYSMTQENSPTMKGCVLGDSEKKQIISDYTTALENRSKIERASLSDPEKNQIPTSCNSMIQEDNTRKNTHPHFGKEQLTPNEWVKGKSSTESIRFSTGTEKSFDVEDCQSLITKVGVKHVNVDPEKNKNNLDKNQLPPTKILSKHKPEIPEKDNSKFNCEEYQLALENLEMQGHSMIQKNTSLSNLKTSQVPPSKDSRMKEIKSTGQKATLSMAEEHLVQSSNDLVGTENFSGKTKDACQSLEKGQVHLPNEAVKHKKSLFQKGGAQAEKNQKMPLKNAEKSFGSSSGDQEKSTSKLHPKNMKTKNNLEKTVNNPIDKKDTFNSSEKSQRPSVSDVRKKENPTSKPKGTQQIMKRDSVPSPEPLERSDSVPVEGKILCPDSEKFQILSPSDPEKYESNTEEEKEIWGKRDEPKEPKQQATLASFSKYKAQSFSDQASFDLSFKPMIVRANDTFKPPK; from the coding sequence ATGAACAGGATGACCTCTGATCCCGGGGTGTTTGCTATCCTCAGCAGCTTACTGCTCTATATCACAGAGCGTAGTGATGGGTCTCCCCAGGTACCCCCCAAGAAGGCCAAATGGGCAGAAagcaaagagaacaaaagagacAGTGACCCAGAGCCCCAGGACCCCAACGGCTATCGGCGGCCCACCAAGTTCCAGCTTCTTCAGTCCAAGTTCATGAACCCGAACCGTGAACCCTACATCAAGAAGACCCGGGATGTGGGGAGACTCATATTTAAGGACAGACAAGGGCCCACCAGGAGTTTTGTGAGCACTACTATTAACAAGCTCCTCGAAAGAACCAAGGAGAAAGCAGGAGACCCCAAAAAGGCATCCTCCGGAGAGAGAGCCAGGTGGACTAACCCCACCGGGAAAAGCACGGTGAAAAACATCCTGAAGATGTTCCTGGCAGCGGAAGAGAAGGAAgcgaaggagaaggaaatgagggagaaCCCTCCGGCCAGGAAGCAGAGAGCACCCAATGGGGCTTGGCCAAAGATCGTGGGCAAAAAGAACCCAGTCTTTTCCAAGCTCAAGGAGAAGTTTGAACAAAGTGGGACCCTTTGCTCAGAGGCAAACGTGTTGCTTCTGCGTAAGGAGGACCGGAAGAAAAagattcagcaaaggaaaaaaatccacaaGCCAGAAATCCGGGTGCTCCGGCTGGCCACGATGGCGAGCACCCATATAAAGACCCCGCTGGTTCAAAGTGTGCTCTGCACGGCCGAGCCCATGCCCGCTCTCAGCCTGGCCACGGTCATCAGCAGCCCTTTCAGCTGGATGTCCCACAGCACTAAAATTAGTCGGTCTTCTTCTCGGACTGCTCCCAGGAGAGAAAGAAGTGAATCCTGCAGCCCCCCGCTGACTAGACCCGAGGAGCCCCGAATCCCCGGAAACCTGCTTCTAGGCACGGACAACAAAGGGCAGCTAGGAAGCGTGCCAGCTTTGGTGCCCAAGGGCAGGACTAGTCCAGGCTGCCCCGGCCCTTCGGAAATAGCTGCCTCGGGCGCTGGCACCGCTCTTCCTTCTAATCCAGGCTTCTCTCCTGCTTTGGGGGAAAACAAGAGCCCTCTCGCCTGCACTCCCCTCAGAGCTGCACCCAGCCCAAGCCAGCAAGAGGTGGATGGGTTAGCTGGACCTGGTAAGACTTTAGCCTTGAGCTCGGCAGAGAGTACTGCAGAGGGCTTATGGGAGGCCAGCCCACGGGGCGAGTTAGCTCGTTTCAGTGTCACTGAGGAGGACGGAGCACCCAGTAGCGTCCAGCGCGCGGGAGTGGGGGAAAAGCCCCAAATGACCCTGAGTGTCTGTAGTTCAGAGGAGGAAGCCGAAGTAATAAGCCCAGACTCAGAACGAGAGCCCCTATTTGCCATCCAGAAGTGTTTCGCAGAACAGAAAGCATCAGAAACTATTCCATCGTTTCACTCTCCCACCTTCCAGGCTTCTCGCAGCATCCAGTCTACAATTGACCCCCCACAAGTCACAATCCATCTGCCAGTTGTTTATAAAATGCCACATCCTCCTACCGCCCAACAAAGTGCTTCCATTTTGGAAGGCTGTCGTCCACGTGTGCCTGAAGAAAGGGCCCTGCTTGAAAATGAGCAACAATTATCCCTTATGGAATACAAAAATGATGACCAACACACAATTACACCCAGCCGGCTAGTTAAAAATCCAACTCaactctctatttcctcccagCAAAGTGATCCAAACATCCGAGAACTACAAGCAGAGTCAATGGGTATAGCATTGAACGATGGAGTTAATTTAGACCCTGAGACCCCAGCTAACATCTGGAACCAGAAACTTCAAGAAAATGACCCCAGAGAAAAAAGCAAATCTGTCCCCCCTGTGTCTCTGCAGGATGATTTCATGAATCAGGAAAACAGTCTTGGAAGAAAGAATAGTATTTACCTTCACTCTGAGAAACATCAATTACGGGAATCAAACAAGAAGCCCGAGCTGAGAAATAGCGCTTCAGTGGAGAATAATAGTGTACTCAACACTGATATACATCCACTGCCATCCAGTGATTTAGTGAAGTCTGAAAGCCATGCTCAGAAGGGCAAGGAAGTCTTGTATAGCCAAGAAGGACCTGAAGTGCCTCCATTACAGGACTGTGCTCAGACCCTAAACATAACTAAGGGAAATGTTAATCATGCCGTTGGCAAGTACAAATTGAACTCATCAACTGACATGCCCCAACCTAGCAATGATGCCACCATGGAGAAGGCAGCCGTAGGGAACTGTAAGAAACAGCCGGGGCTGTCGCTAGGTGATACcccaaacacagaagaaaataatattaaggGAGAGATGAATAGCTTAAGCAGCTCCAATTATAAGGAGCCATCGACAAATTATTTTGTGGCACATGGAAATTATCTTGTAGAAGAGAATTGCTCTCATAAACCTGACAGGCACCAATTACTGGCGTCAAATGAACCAGCAAGGCATGGAAATGGTACATCAACAGAAAGGAGTCTTGTGAGTGACAATGGGAAGTCCCAAATGTCAGCACCTCGGTCCCTTATGACACCTGAAAATGCTTCTACAGAAGAGACTAGCCATCATAAGCTTGACTCACACCAATTATCTACTGTGAGTGAAAGGGCAAAGAGCAAAGCCCCTGGGACAGTGGAAAGGAACATCCTGGGTGATATTGAAAAGAACCAGATCCCAACATCAAGTTATTCCATGACACAGGAAAACAGCCCCACAATGAAGGGATGTGTCTTGGGTGActctgaaaagaaacaaattatatcaGATTATACCACAGCACTGGAAAACAGGTCAAAAATAGAAAGGGCTTCGTTGAGTGATCCTGAAAAAAACCAAATCCCAACATCCTGTAATTCCATGATTCAAGAAGATAATACAAGAAAGAATACTCATCCTCATTTTGGTAAGGAGCAGTTAACACCTAATGAGTGGGTGAAGGGGAAAAGCAGCACCGAATCAATAAGATTTTCCACTGGCACAGAGAAGAGCTTTGATGTGGAGGATTGTCAATCCCTGATAACAAAAGTGGGAGTGAAACATGTAAACGTTGatcctgaaaaaaataaaaataacctagACAAGAATCAATTACCTCCGACCAAAATACTTTCAAAGCACAAACCCGAGATTCCAGAGAAAGATAACTCCAAGTTTAATTGTGAAGAATATCAACTAGCCCTGGAAAACTTGGAGATGCAGGGACATTCTATGATTCAAAAGAATACTAGTTTGAGTAATTTGAAGACATCCCAGGTGCCACCATCAAAAGATTCTAGGATGAAGGAAATCAAATCCACCGGCCAAAAAGCTACCTTAAGCATGGCTGAAGAACATCTGGTACAATCATCAAATGATTTGGTAGGAACTGAAAACTTTTCTGGGAAAACAAAGGATGCCTGCCAAAGCTTAGAGAAGGGCCAGGTACATTTGCCAAATGAGGCAGTAAAACATAAAAAGAGTCTGTTTCAGAAAGGTGGTGCCCAGGCAGAGAAGAACCAGAAAATGCCTCTAAAGAACGCAGAGAAGTCTTTTGGCAGCTCTTCTGGAGATCAAGAAAAGTCTACCTCAAAATTACATCCTaagaatatgaaaacaaaaaacaacttggaGAAGACTGTTAACAATCCTATTGATAAAAAAGATACTTTCAATAGCAGTGAGAAATCTCAAAGACCATCAGTGAGTGAtgttaggaagaaagaaaacccaACCTCTAAGCCAAAAGGCACTCAGCAAATCATGAAAAGGGACAGCGTACCTTCCCCTGAACCTTTAGAGAGATCTGACTCTGTTCCTGTAGAAGGCAAAATACTGTGCCCTGATTCTGAGAAGTTTCAAATTCTATCACCCAGTGACCCAGAGAAGTATGAAAGCAATactgaggaagagaaggaaatatggGGCAAAAGAGATGAACCGAAAGAACCCAAGCAACAAGCCACTTTGGCATCCTTTTCGAAATACAAAGCCCAAAGCTTCAGTGACCAAGCTTCCTTTGATTTGTCATTTAAGCCCATGATCGTCAGAGCAAATGATACATTTAAGCCCCCTAAATGA